The genome window TTTAACTCGGTCTTCTCCACCAGCAGCTAACTGATGTTTACTATTACGTTCTCCCATCTCTAACGTTAATTCTCCAGAAGCTCTCTCAATTCTTCCTAGTTCATCTGTTTGATATAGATATCCATTCGTTTCATATTTTACATTAGGTTTCAATTTAAATTCATCTAAAAAGTGACTACCATCTTTAACTACATCATCAAAAGCCTTACTAGTATTACCCGTACCCTTAGTAGTCCCCTTCCCTTCCACTTTCCTCAAAGAGGCTGGAACGATGGAATCCATCCGATTTTCTATTGTGGCTCTGCTCCACACATTGATAGGAGCCTGATTCGCTGTACTTAGTTGGAAGGACGGATTGGGCATAAAGTTTTGTCTAAAGAAGTGGGTGACTTCTTGGACATATTGTTTTCCACTATTTTTTATGCCATTAGGCCATAGGCTGTTCTCTTTCTTGCTTCCATCGATCCGTTGGAGCGATTCTGTTGTTTTTCGTGAAACGACTGAGCGGGTTCCGCTGGCTTTATTGATACTTTTTTCTCCTTTTAACAGCTTAAGGTATTTGGCTTGGCCGGCGTATGGGATAAAGGAAGTGGCTGCACTTCCCGATACATACATGATCCCTTCTTTTTCAGCGGTGTCTGTTATAGACTGCGCCATCGATTCAAGGACGATTGCGGGATCGTGTATAATCGCATCGAGCGTTTCTGTAGCACTCTCTATCCTTTTCGTAGAAGCTTTTTTTAGAAAATCCGGCTCTATAGAATCTGGAATGATTCCTGATGCGGCTACGATTCCAGCATCGATCACAAGCGTAATAAGGCCTTTGGCTATCTCATAAATCGCTACTGCGAGCCCCTTTACAAAATCCCAAGCTCCCTCTGCTGTTACAGAAATCACATCGCTTACCTTTTCAGAGAAGGTTGTATAGCGATCCTTGACCTGAGAGGCCTTGTTTGCATATTCATCATCTGTGTTTTCATACTTTTTTACTTTTGACTCATAGAGATCCCACAGCTCTTCCATTTTATTTTTTAACTTGGATTGAACAGATTCCATATCATTTCGAATGCTTTCCAGCTGTTGTTTATTATATCTGCTTCGCTCTCTTTCTTCCAGATCTGTATCGTCAAACAGACTAAATAGAAGGCTGGGGGACCGATATGTTTCCTGAATGGCGCGGCTAAGTCTATAGGTTACTCCCCATTCAATTTGGGTGAGATTCCCCCAAATATCGTTCCGATCGACTCTCATCATGCTGTTTCTGGAAATAGGGGTAATGTAGGCCGTTGTATCAGCCACATAGTTTTCAAACAATGTTAATAAATCCTCTATTTGCGTCTGGTAGCTTTGGATATTTTTCTTGGATTCCTGCATAAGATCTTCCCATGCTTCCAGACTCTTTCCCGCGTTCCTCTCTGTATAGCCTGCTATCGTATTTAGAGAAGTCTGCATCTGATGAAGGGCCCGCTTATATGTATGAAGCTGTTCAATGATCTGATCCAGAATCCCATAGTTAATTTTCAAGTCCCTTTTCATGACTGGCC of Niallia circulans contains these proteins:
- a CDS encoding DNA/RNA non-specific endonuclease — its product is MKRDLKINYGILDQIIEQLHTYKRALHQMQTSLNTIAGYTERNAGKSLEAWEDLMQESKKNIQSYQTQIEDLLTLFENYVADTTAYITPISRNSMMRVDRNDIWGNLTQIEWGVTYRLSRAIQETYRSPSLLFSLFDDTDLEERERSRYNKQQLESIRNDMESVQSKLKNKMEELWDLYESKVKKYENTDDEYANKASQVKDRYTTFSEKVSDVISVTAEGAWDFVKGLAVAIYEIAKGLITLVIDAGIVAASGIIPDSIEPDFLKKASTKRIESATETLDAIIHDPAIVLESMAQSITDTAEKEGIMYVSGSAATSFIPYAGQAKYLKLLKGEKSINKASGTRSVVSRKTTESLQRIDGSKKENSLWPNGIKNSGKQYVQEVTHFFRQNFMPNPSFQLSTANQAPINVWSRATIENRMDSIVPASLRKVEGKGTTKGTGNTSKAFDDVVKDGSHFLDEFKLKPNVKYETNGYLYQTDELGRIERASGELTLEMGERNSKHQLAAGGEDRVKAPSTQGDHGGHLIGTQFNGSPLIDNIVAMNGNVNVSAYKKLEFAWAKALRDKREVIVDIRPVYEGDSVRPVSFNIKYRIDGEKFKASLKNVYGGK